A section of the Solitalea canadensis DSM 3403 genome encodes:
- the rny gene encoding ribonuclease Y, with amino-acid sequence MEIILYVVVALAAGIGIDRFLLRRLFKNQEIIAKTKAKQFLKDAEAQAEILKKDKLLEAKEKFLQLKAEHEKEINQKNQVAAQRDNSLKQKEQSLNQKIENVNRKDQELEAVKTNLNKQLDVVENKKKEVEDLKKEHVSQLEKVAGLTAIEAKEQLVEQLKEEAKSQAMASIKDVIEDAKLTATKEAKKIVVQTIQRTATEAAIENTVSIFNIESDEIKGRIIGREGRNIRALEAATGVEIIVDDTPEAIILSCFDPVRREIARLSLHRLVTDGRIHPARIEEVVSKTKKQLEDEIVEIGERTVIDLGIHGLHPELIRMVGRMRYRSSYGQNLLQHSREVANLCATMAAELGLNVKLAKRAGLLHDIGKVPDDNPETPHALLGMQLAEKYKEHPDVCNAIGAHHDEIEMTSIISPIIQVCDAISGARPGARREVVESYIKRLQDLENLALSYPGVEKTFAIQAGRELRVVVDCEKISDQQAEKLAFDLSTKIQTEMTYPGQIKVTVIRESRSVAYAK; translated from the coding sequence ATGGAAATTATTTTATATGTAGTAGTGGCGCTTGCAGCAGGTATCGGAATTGACCGTTTCTTGCTACGACGTCTTTTCAAAAACCAGGAAATTATAGCCAAAACAAAGGCTAAACAGTTTCTGAAAGACGCCGAGGCGCAAGCCGAGATCCTAAAAAAGGATAAGCTACTGGAAGCTAAGGAGAAATTCCTTCAGCTTAAAGCAGAACATGAGAAGGAGATTAACCAAAAGAATCAGGTTGCTGCTCAACGAGATAACTCGTTAAAACAAAAAGAACAATCACTTAACCAAAAGATTGAAAACGTAAACCGTAAAGACCAGGAGCTTGAGGCTGTTAAAACCAACCTTAACAAGCAATTGGATGTGGTTGAGAATAAGAAGAAAGAAGTTGAGGATCTTAAAAAAGAGCATGTCTCTCAACTGGAAAAAGTAGCTGGTTTAACGGCTATTGAGGCCAAAGAGCAATTGGTTGAGCAATTAAAAGAGGAAGCTAAATCGCAAGCAATGGCATCAATTAAAGATGTGATTGAAGATGCCAAGCTTACAGCCACCAAAGAAGCTAAGAAAATTGTAGTACAAACAATACAGCGTACGGCAACGGAAGCTGCAATTGAAAACACAGTTTCTATCTTTAACATCGAAAGTGATGAGATTAAAGGCCGCATCATTGGCCGTGAAGGTAGAAATATCCGTGCTTTAGAAGCTGCTACAGGTGTTGAAATCATTGTAGACGATACTCCTGAAGCAATTATCCTCTCTTGTTTTGACCCAGTTCGTCGCGAAATTGCCCGTCTTTCATTACACCGTTTAGTAACCGACGGTCGTATTCACCCTGCACGTATTGAAGAAGTTGTTTCTAAAACCAAGAAACAATTGGAAGATGAAATCGTGGAAATTGGTGAGCGTACCGTTATTGATTTAGGTATTCATGGTTTGCACCCTGAATTGATCCGTATGGTGGGACGTATGCGTTACCGTTCTTCTTATGGACAAAACTTGTTACAACACTCACGTGAAGTTGCAAATCTTTGTGCTACTATGGCTGCTGAATTAGGTTTAAATGTGAAGCTAGCTAAACGTGCCGGATTGTTACACGATATTGGTAAAGTTCCTGATGATAATCCGGAAACTCCACACGCATTATTGGGTATGCAATTGGCTGAAAAGTATAAAGAGCATCCTGATGTTTGTAATGCAATTGGAGCTCACCACGATGAAATCGAAATGACCAGCATTATTTCTCCGATTATTCAGGTATGTGATGCTATTTCAGGTGCTCGTCCTGGTGCCCGCCGTGAGGTGGTAGAAAGCTACATTAAACGTCTTCAGGATCTGGAGAACTTAGCGCTTTCTTACCCTGGTGTTGAGAAAACGTTCGCAATCCAGGCTGGTAGAGAGTTACGTGTAGTGGTTGATTGTGAGAAAATTTCAGATCAACAAGCAGAAAAATTGGCTTTTGATCTATCAACCAAGATTCAAACAGAAATGACTTATCCTGGTCAGATTAAAGTGACCGTTATACGTGAAAGCCGTTCTGTAGCTTACGCGAAGTAA
- a CDS encoding Mpo1 family 2-hydroxy fatty acid dioxygenase has protein sequence MGSVTKSTENAPKLVDQYFDKYAESHQNKTNKLIHWICVPAIVFSLIGLLWSIPVPWSFMFLNWASFVIAFALYYYWQLSPRLAMVMVIIMALFSSLYVLIEQRVGLSGLAIVCAIIFVVSWVFQFIGHKIEGKKPSFLNDIKFLLIGPIWLLHFIFKKLGISY, from the coding sequence ATGGGTTCAGTAACCAAGTCAACAGAAAACGCTCCAAAACTTGTAGATCAGTATTTTGACAAATATGCTGAAAGTCACCAGAATAAGACCAATAAACTAATTCACTGGATTTGTGTTCCTGCGATTGTATTTAGCCTCATTGGATTATTATGGAGTATCCCTGTGCCATGGAGTTTCATGTTCCTTAACTGGGCCAGCTTTGTGATCGCATTTGCTTTGTATTATTATTGGCAGCTTTCTCCTCGATTGGCTATGGTAATGGTTATAATAATGGCCCTATTCTCTTCACTGTATGTACTTATTGAGCAGCGTGTTGGGTTATCTGGGTTAGCAATAGTATGTGCTATTATCTTTGTTGTTTCATGGGTTTTTCAATTTATTGGTCATAAAATTGAAGGAAAAAAACCGTCATTTTTAAATGATATCAAGTTCTTATTGATTGGTCCTATTTGGTTATTACATTTCATCTTCAAAAAACTGGGGATATCCTATTAG